The window acttATAGGAAACTGATTTTTAGATTGAACAATTTAggaacaaatataaaaatcaatttttttcatcttaATCGTGAAATCACGcgtttaattgtaaaaatatatgattttatcttaatcgataaaatcatatttttacaaataaacgctacattaaaataaacttatatacaattgtaatttacaGTAAAAGCAAGTAAATGCAATAATACActtgtacatttataatactcatataaaaatgtaatacttatGAGAACGTACCTActtacatttttacttttggtCAGTCGTTCACATACAATGAGTGCTCAAGTAATTCCTGCACAGTACAGTCTTTTTCTGTCATCGGGCTTGAGGTAAATTTAGTTTCACCAGCTTCAATCTTCTCAGTACATGTTCTATCATAGCTTGTTCAGTTACTCTCTAAGGTCAACTTTGAATATTGTGatccataaaataattattaaaaggatttaaaagatttttgaatataaaaataaaatctcagtgacaaatacaaaaaattgggcattacaaaaatcaaaattactgataaattaaaaagaagtttcactttttttattattatttggtaTTTATTAAggtttcaatttttatgttgtgtgtgtatgtattatGTGCATTTTACTTATAGTATTAAGTGGCAAATCTagagtgtaaaaaaataggaGATTCtatctaatataaatatatctattgtttttattataatgtaaaatatattgttaaattatatatatattatatatatatgtatatatatatatatatatatgtatatatatatatatatatatcatttataaacataaaatagttTCTTAAGGATTATCTGCGTGAAAAATGGAGATAGCAAAGGAACTTGTATTGACTCttaagcaaaataataaatctcatGTTGGATACGGATTGCAAAAGGAGTGCGAAGCTCTCGTTGGGCATATCTTGCAAAATATGGTCAGATCCCAAATGCCTCCTTTGCATGCTTTAGTGAAAAATGAGGAAGATTCTATTAGATATAGAGAAGAAGGtatgtgttttattttcttggtatcaacatacatattataatactttgtcataattcaaataaattttcaggTAATCAACATTTTGTAATGGGCGATGACCTAGAAGCTATTGAATGTTACACCCTGAGCTTGGCATACGCCGACAGCAATGAACTCATGGCATATGCGTATGCGAACCGATCCGCTGCCTTATACAGAAAACAATTGTATAAGGAATGCTTAATAGATATTGATGCGGCTTTATCTCATGGATATCcaaaagagaaacaaaaaaacttgAAGGACAGAGGGGATAAAGCGATaaccgagattaaaaaattgctcaaACTAGACTCGAAAGATGTCGATTATCAGAAAACTACAAATGAATCTTATTTATGCGATAGTATCGAGAGATCTCTTACAAAACCGGAAGATATAGGAAATGGAACAATAAAGAACGGTCAAGAGTTTCTGCAGAAACAAGCCGCGGCAACTGACGAAGACTATCTTCATTATGCATCGAAGATTTTTCCACAGAAACCAAGATATTTGCAGAAGGAAGATTTCTCCAAATTAACGTATGGTCCGAGTCAAGAAGTTCCTGCTGTCAGTGATGGTGTTGTGATATCTTTCTCTGAGAAATACGGTAGACACTACGTAGCGACACGGGAATTTAAACCTGGCGATATAGTCAGCATTGAAGATCCATATGCACATGTTATCTATGAAGAACGGTGAGTTGTTAAATGTTGcatctattttattatgtctctctattctaaaaaaatcttacatcTCGATcgtacccatacagcacaaagcaTTCCAACAACATTACAGCAACATTGTAATCTTGCAGATTGTaatgcaatattgcagaaacATTGCATTATCATGGATTTGCTAACTTTCAATGTCACactaatgttttataaacattgcaaaaatattgtaatgctatattttctgattattattaattattattataaggactattattattattattattattattattattatattataagagacttttatcatatatgcatatacttgcatttaacatatttaatataaaattaaataatataaaattttatgaaagaagaaatatttcaaataaaatataattacatattgttcacgtgtgtgtgtatacatacacacgtatACACTGAGTCATTAAACACACTGTatgttaaaattctttttttattctttaaacattattctttaatggctattaaaaataatttgctttttttgtctaataaaataattatattaatattactgattaaatttgtatttatcttattttattcccaataaaaaatatgatatattttaatttaatctaatttgtatttatgcaaaacttttatatttgtatttatgcataatttttatttatgcaaaactcaatataataataattataataatttaagctatataatataaaacaataataaaaaaaccatttttattcattattgcaAATACATTGCGCTGCAACattgttacaatattataacgcAATATTGctaaaagcggacattttgACATTGTTGTAACATTGCATCGATATTGCATCTACATTATGCAACTAAtatgcaatattgcaatcttGCAATAAAAGATTTCTACAATCTTTCCGCAATTTTTCAGTGCTGTATGggtaatatctttaaatattgttcatattttaattcatgaaGGTTTCTAAAAGAATACCTTAAACTTCTTCAGAATGTAATGGATATtaggaaatatattttataagtgttTTTCggaaattatacaataaaaaattttagatttcagagaaataaaatttacatatataaagacttattttgttttctcttcTAAAAGATTTAcacagagaaaattttcttttaaaatttaccctcaaaatctggtaattgtggaataatgtgtcacctcgaggaattttattatattttttagtgaaATTTACTGTAcctttaatcaattttactaaaaattgtagtaaaattcttcgaggtcacacattattctataattactaaattttgaggataaattttaagagaaaattctctccgtgtatagaGACTTTTTCCAACATTTAAAAGAAGTGTtccaatttgtataaaaattaaaaaattttttaattataaaattatatgtagaaattgtaaaaattatatttttacaaagaatttCCACTAAAATTTGATTACTATGTTATCCAATATTTACAGGTATTATACACATTGTCATTATTGTCTATCGAgaagttataatttaataccgTGCTCAGAATGTCCGTTAGCTCAGTATTGCTCCGAGAATTGTAGGAAGCTGGCGTGGAAAACATGTCACGAGATAGAATGtccaattttaaaattgttaacaaaCTTGCTCAATGTGGACAAGGACAAGATAAGAATGATTTCGAAGATTATTCGATTGCTGATTGTAATAACCGAGAATGgaactaaaattaaagaacTGCAACGCGATATAGAAACTGCGGAATCTAATTCaggtatataattattatataaatttaaaatattaaatgtaattggTTCATTACGTAATGAATCCTTCTTTGATTCTTTCTATTGTAGACAACAGAACAGCGGGTTTTACAGATACTGGAATACTAGATAGTTTTAGTACCCGATCCGCACTAAGCCTAGCGACCAATATGACTACGAGACCATTGATTGGAATTAGTGCGTTTGCTTGTATCTCTGCCCTCGCAGTAATTCTTTTAGCTacacaaacaaaattttttcctaaaaaatacgaaattgATGATTTGAAAGATATCAGCGAATTTTCCGAACTCAAATTTTGTGCCAGTATAATGTTTCGTGCCTGCGTGATAATGTCTTCTAATTGCTTTTCCGTGAGTTTTCTTTTTcgtaattctaattttattatgaattattatattattattatatatatatatatatatatatatatatatacacacatatctttaaagaaaattatttttacttgaaaatatttttaataactattatttttaaaaaccgaATGTATGTCCTAAGATCAAATACTATTCATATGTGGATGcgtgtgtaaaatttatattaattaattcagaattttctctctctctctctctctcaagatGTACAGTCTACATTTATCTTATAGATACAACAAGAACCAGGAATTGTATCAGGTTCAGGCTTATACGTGGCTCACAGCTTATATAATCACTCTTGCGCACCGAATACTTTTCGCCATTTTGAGGGATTGACAATGATTACGCGTGTTTTGATACCTATACATCCCGGAgatcaaatatttacaagCTATGGCGGCGTTTACGCGCATATGTCACGGGCCGAAAGGAAGCAAAAGATACTGCAAGATTACTTTCTCGATTGCAATTGTCCAGCATGCGAGAAGAACTGGCCGACATATAATGAGATTCTACGAAATCATGTTGGATCAATCTCCAAAAATAAGCAACTTGTAGAAAAACTGAAACCTTTCAGGGAGAGATTACTCGTAAATATGTACGACATTGAAGCAGTGAAGACCGTTCTCGATATATTATACAAGGAAGTTAGTGAATATCCATGTGAGGAGATACTCCACGCGGAGCAGTATTTAAAAAGCTACTATTTgggtaaatttaaataaacattacaattttaatttgctttaTGCTTCAGCGTAATCTTTGTCCGCATATAACTTCGCTTATTGGTTTTTGCTTTGACGATTTCTTTtgcttataatatattttcttgattaataGATCAAGCAGCTTGATGTAATCATGTActtaatacattttgtttCCCCATTGCagacaataaaattacttttagcagcaattataattttttatgattatttccTGCTTTACTATATTTGCTTATTGCTTTATAAAAACGCTATgataataatgtacaattatattagttaattaaaaaatgttcttctAAATTTCAGATCCATAAACtctttaacaataaatattgatgGTAAGATAGTAACACATTGTTTGAAGAAATACCTTTTTagaatattcattaaaaacattgtaatatctaaattacatttataaaataccttatgttaatttataattaataaggcaacatgattttatatttacgtgATATTGAACGTAACAAAAgtacaaatttaaaactaaatttttattaattttaattattctttattaaatgttatgaaACCCCttaacacaattatattttttccatcACATAAACCATAAAGTCAAATTTATCAAACGCATAAAAAGAATGAGATTAACGAAAGTTAGAAAAACGATTTaggagaataaaaaatatagtacgatttgaaatagaaaatacattaataattacttatatatttcattataatagGCATTCAATATATGACATGTTACAATCAGTATTCAACAGTGTTGGATAGGAAAAATTTTCAGGGGCAGTGTTTCGATTTTATTCTGTATACACTATACATTACTTTatcaaagtaaaaaacaatttacaatGTTACGAATGCGCGTATCTCAGCAAGCTCAATGttcaatgaaaataaatcattaatagTATTTTACACTTagcgattaaaaattaaaatccattttttcaaCATGTAGATacactattttttcttttcaagcAGCACACATGTGCGAAATGTGATATTAtgctttaaattaataatttaaaaaactcaatATAGTCaataaaattcgataaaattgcaaaagatttagaagacattaaaaatttatctacaaaaattaaaacttatcgCACTAAAGATAATCgatagtatatatttaaagttaaaatattcattcattaaaattttgatcgtttgtattgtttatataaaaaaatcagttaatataaaaatccaatTAACGTAAggacacatttttattaatttgccttaattcaatttttcttcaaatttttgtataacattataaGATTATCGGCGCATGTGTGTGGTTAAGTGTAGTTTCTAGAATATGAATTATCATTTTCATGACAATCCTACCTACTGAgatcaaaattatatgatatttaattgGTACTTTCGCGCAAAAAAAACCTAAGAAATTcacttttgaaatatatatatatatatatatatatatatatatatatatgtttctaaaaattgataaaatatcaagaaacgtattttgcaataatagtCTATCATTAAGACTATCCATGCGACTATTTcgtctagaaaaaaaaacctacGGATAAATGCAACAATAAAGTAACTATATCggtattatatagttttaagcGCTCGCGAGTATTCGAGGATTCTCTCGAAAATTCGGTGACACACTCTTCGGTAACGCGAAGAGAGGTAACTTAATGATTAAgcaacattgataaaaaatatactttttaacgTGTTGAAACTCCTTACATCACGATCATCGACAGACGTTTTTCCTCGAATTTGCCACGCTTAATCTCCTTACTTGTtcgttaaatatataactctATTTTAAGTAGCTACGTTTTTGTTGTTTGAAGCATCTTTATATCGCATCACACTTCTGCTCACAAAAAACTATAACAAGATGCTCGAAACTTTCAAATACTGCAGATACTGCGGATGTCGCatgtctttaataattaaaaatatataaaataacagtaCATTTAAGGCTGCCTTAATTCAAGGTTTGTGATGTTTCGTCTATCTCTTggtaaactataattttttaaatcctataattatattgttatacaaCATGCATCagattcattattaaattaatgaacaaattaAAGTCAGCCATGTAAAACAATAGACCAAACCTCGTgtcaaaaatctttaaatttattctataattttggATATTTTGATATGATACTCTTTCAAAATCATCTTATttccatttattaataaaattaaaaaaaaatttttctgtaaaaaagatCATATAAGaggatttatatttcttatattatatgataaataaaacatttttaggcCCACTTTCGTTAAAAATCATTGATTCCCTGTCAATTCCAAAAGTTATCCATTTGGAATActtttaaatagaatacaaTGATGTAGATGtcaataaaatgtgtaaagtttgtattaaaaattgatcacTCGTCGCTCGCGGGGTGCGAATGATTATCGCTGAAATGTTGcgtaaaaatctaaatatttcttaaaaaatctacGATATATAAATCCTATCTATATCGTCGCTGTGTACAGTTTATTCAGTaagagtaattaattattgatggTTCTGTAGAGCGCAAAATTGATGCATGGTCAGCATGGAGAACCGATATGGAGCAGGTCTACGATCCAACCTCCTCTGGCCTAGCTAACGGCGCCTTGGACCTTTCTGTAGTGGTAGTTACTGTAGTCGTAGTGACCTCTAAATTGGCCAAATCCGCCGCATTAatctgtaatatttaaaatttatttattacttgatagacgttttttaataaaaaatagtaaaatctATTCGGTTAGTAATTAAAAGcttcacatttattttaatgttgtaaGTCAGTTGATGAATATCGCATGAAAGTAGGAGCGAGgaataaattaacagaaataaaTGAATGGAAAGTTGATGCATTTAATAGTGGAAGGTCAATTGACTAATGGTACGACAAAGTACTAAAGCGTCAACATGAGATAATATCGAGGTAACGGCCGACaccaattaattataattatattcagtGCCGTTTGCTGACCTCGACGTTTGGGGGCAGAGTGATGGTAGCGTGTGTCGTTGTTGTTTCGATACCGCTGCATATCTCTCGCTCTACTGTAGTGCCTGcacaataaaacaaataccaaacaaaaagaatgataaaaaaatataataaatgcaaataacaCAAaggcagaaaaaaataaaacaaattattcgaAAGTATTGGAAGGTAAAGACAAAATATAGAGTAATTGtaaaatccaagataatatgTCAATATCCGTCGAGTCTGTCGATTAGTAATTCTggaaaatcagtgaaaaataCGTTGGCCTAAAAAAACTCGATTATCcacgcattaaaaattttcaagaaacaagTGTACTCAAAGATCAATTTCTTTATGAATCGTCAATCTGATAGTCCAATGATTAGATGATAGatctaaataaatcatttcacAAATTTAGATCGATTGCGATTTCACTCACTGTTTACGTGTTGCGTTTCATTCGCCTGACTCGTCTCGACTTCGCCATTAGCGGTCGTACTATTCGTGGTTTGCGTAACTACAGTGGTCGTTTTCACCACTAGTGATTGATTTTGAGTGGCTATCTCGGAAGTTCGTGAAGTCACCTCCATCTTAAGTCCTGCCAAACGATTGTGAAGCTCTTCGGAAGACGTCGCGTTTCTGAAAAGTGGACTGTTACTGCCAAAAAGAATGGCAAGTACATCGAATGTTGGCATTAATTAATACAGCggcgaaataaattatcaagCCATGTAGTATGTGTTCAATAATAtgttcatataaattaaatatatatacacgaagtaatattaaataaaaataataatccactaaacttacaaataaaacaaaatttatcatatataaataaataataaattaaaataaaatatctgatAATGTCAACTGAACTTACAGCAAATGATCTTTAACACTGTCGATCGTAATATCTCCGATAGAACTTAAATCCTGACGGTCGTCTTCTCCATTTACATCTACACTACTTGTAGCCGGTCGCAGTGATGGTTCCTTCGGAGATTCTTCCTCTCCAGCTAAAAGACATGCGTTCACATCGACACTAAACGACACTATTACAAATAAGGACATTCCCTACTCGTTAATAGACACAAATGGTATAGTAATGGATTCAGTTATGATCAGAATACTCGGGAAGCATACATGTATATGCgggttatataaaatatgccaAGCAGTTACACATATACGCATATCGCGTTTACACAGAAGCTGGTGGTTGTTCTATTGcaatgtgttaaaaaatatatttgtctctttaaaacaattagtTACAATTCAGATTTGGTATCAACTTTCGTCCTAATTTCGACCTCCTGTTCTGTCCGCGCTGTTCGCATCTTAAAGACTTGAGATTTTTAAAGATTGCTTTAGAAACCGTATTGAAAGTTGTAACTAAATCTAACtgttactatttattattcgtATGGAGGATTTTTAATACTCACTGGTACCCACTACGCCATTTTCTGTGATAACTCTGTTCGCGGCTGTCGGTGGTTGACTTCCCTGCGTCTCCCCTTCGATTTGAGGTTCACCCTCGACAACACCTTGCTCTTGCGCGACTTCATTAGTATTTTCCGTGAACGATCTAGCATGTGGTGGTAAATTGAGCGCACAATGCGCCTTCGTCATTTTCGCGGTGGACAAGGAAATTCGTTGAAGTTCTGAACTCGAGTGAAGATATAGCGCTTCTCCGGctttcgtaaatattaaagaagaaatacCACTAGAAGACGAAAgatatatattgcaaaatcGCAAACGTTTGACATTAAgatacgaaataaaaatataaaaatttgaaaatacaaaCTTAATGTCCTCTCTCTTGATCGCAGCGGCATTCAACTGTCTTCTCAATTCCGGTATACTCAGCACCAAACAATCACCAAGATTCGTTAGACAAAGCAAGCAAGTTTCTTCGTGAGTTCCCACGGGTTCGACTTGACACGAGAATTTGGCAAAACCTGTTTTTCGTACCCTGGAACCTTCGTGAGCGGTCAATTTGTATTTGCAATATGGCTTCAGGGACGGAAGATTGAAAATCTTAAATTGTTCTTCGCTGGCAATTACAACTCTGTGCGTGGAAGTCATGTCGGGTCCGGGCGTCACACCCTTTTCGGCCTCGTAAGGTTCCGGTAACGGCACGCTAGATCCGTCGAGGATTGTGATCGCGATTACAGGTGCTCGATGCTTCAATTGTATCTCTTTGCCCAGTGTACAATTGACGTCTTCTTCCATTCTCCTCACACCAGCCGGTATAGCCAACGTGAAGACGTAAACCGTGCCATTGTTCGTGCCAGCCCAAAGTGTGGGTGTTGTATTTTGTACTGCAAACATATTTTAGGTCACTTTTACGATCactaatgttatatttacataaagatACTCACAGCTAATAATATAACTTCTGGCAAAATACAAGCACCGAACCATAGAGCCTAAAGCATCGTCGACAGGCCTCGCTTCCACTTGTCTTTCCACTGGTTTTAATTCTGTTGGCGATGGATCACCACTCGGTGAAGAAGCAACactaaattaaagtttaataattacacattgcttttctcatattttgatttaattgtcAAACATACCtgtctttcttcttttctgtAGGTGCAGTATTTCGTGTAGGGCTATTAGCGTTTGTCCGACGTTGCGAACGTCCCTTTCTCAATCTTCTAAAAGATTCCCtaagagattttttgaaagaCTTTCGTCGGGAGATAGGAGTGTCGCCTGCACCGGAAAGATCTGTaagacattaaataattattttaattacagtattattaatataaagagtaaaacaattttaaataaaagtatgtgtagaaattttaaatatccatAAACATTTGAACTTTCACTCTCTAAATTGTATTCGTAGTTTTATagaagtacataaaaaaagcTAGTATAATTTGAAGTAAAActtgtaaaacaaatttaaaagttgtCTCCTTTTATCGTAGCATTCACATACCATTTGGATTAAGTGTGCATTTAACACTGACAGCTTTAGATCTGATGTAATCAAAGACCGCGAGTCCGTGTGCTGTGCCACTGGCGAGTAATCCCCATTCACTGTGTAACGCTAACGATGTGACGGCGGCTGGTggatataattgtaaaagacTCTGCGGTTGAAATCCAACCGCAAACGATATACTCGTTGTTCTTGGTGGCAGATGATCGTGACCTTTCCACACGAACCCGTCGCGATCATTGACAATGTTCATTGTTATGGCCTTTATCTCTTTATTGGTCGGCTCCGAAGAGATGACAGCAGTGATAATATGTCCGGCTGTGCCGGCAATTACCAATGTTGATGATAATGGGCAAAGGAGAACTTTTTTCACGGCGAGTCGCGGATCATCGGAGTATGGATCGAAGATTCCAACTTTTTTGAACGGTGGCCATTCATCTTCGTCGTCCTCCGGGGGTTGTTCAAGCACGTCCAAATGCTCGCCAGTGAACAAAATCGACGAATTGTACTTGTATAGAGGGGTCAGAGCAACATCGGATGCGTTCCAAAACCTGACGGTACCGTCCTCATGTCCAGTAAGCAATAACTCTCTGTTTCGAGGCTTATCAGGATTCGCCGGCTTTTGGCAGAGAATATTGCCGCCATCGATGGGCCATAACTTGTCTGAATAAAGATGCTCAGTCTGCGCTTTACCGGCTGCTACGATCGCTTCCCAAAGTTCCTCGGGTACATTAGGCACATGTTGAGAACAAGTCACCTACAGTAATATGAAAAAGTTTGTATTGCATATCTCTCttaattttgctatttttattttaaaatactcaCCGAGCTTGCATGTAGAGATACTAAGTAAGGCAGAGCCATCATCTTCCATTCAGGATTGTTCAAATCGATAGCTACTAATTCTTCCTCAGCCAATACTATAAGCGCTTCTGGACCGATAGGATTCTCATtgttctcttcctcctccttaGGGAAGACAATGAAAAAGTCGATAATTTTAGATGTAAAATCAAAAACTAAATGTTTCTCCTTGGTCATAACAGTGATCGTATGTCGGTCTCCATAACTGGCGCGTTGCATACCACCGGAAAATAGCACGAGTTCACCGTGTCTACGAAAAAACCTTAAGTCAATTCtataaagaaaatagagaaaagtAGAAATTATACAATCTCGAAATGACTTACTCCGCGGTAGGGTACACGAGAATTTTGGTGACGGCCTTGCACGGGAACGGTCCGTAAAGTGTCGTGGGCTCCGGCACGGCATCGCTACCCGGGCTCCAAAACGCGTACGAACCGTCGTTGTGCGATGAGACAAAACGATTCTCGGAAATCCAGTGGACCGATTCCAGCTGTTGCGTGGAGACGAATGTCTGCGCACGCGAAAACAAACCCATCAGCTGCGCGTACACGTTCCACCAAAGACCACCAAAGACACAAACGACAATCAGAACGAGCAATACCATCTCACAATTCATTCTTAACCCTGCTGCTTCattcgattttattttaatcaattatttaattattatttttctcaagaATTACCATTCTTCTGTAGAATTACCATTACGGTAAAACAAAAGTTATTAGAGAGTTATTAGGGCTGATTATATTTGACTTATCcttcaaatataaaacaaaaaaaattctatattaaaaaataaataaatgcgtagtttttaattttagtttttaattttaatttcttctttttttcaatctttttaatttcatctttttcaaccttttttaattcagttcttcacacacaacacacatttttaaatattataaaataaaataaaaagacagcCTTTTTCTCTGACAATCGTATCaagaaaatctataaaaatttatttaaattcaattaaatgtatatcagAAATGAATGGGCTAGCAGGGTTAAACA of the Monomorium pharaonis isolate MP-MQ-018 chromosome 11, ASM1337386v2, whole genome shotgun sequence genome contains:
- the LOC105833256 gene encoding lethal(2) giant larvae protein homolog 1 isoform X4, producing the protein MLKFIRGKGQQPTAERQKLQKDLFAFRKTVQHGFPNKPTALAWDPSLRLMIIGTASGAIKVFGRPGVEFYGQHSVESGENAVTKIVALPNEGRVVSLCDDNSLHLWEINESSLVETKTLSLEGKLKKISAMCLESSGEHLLLGTEGGNIYLLNLKTFVTPENIIYQDVVMQNVPEDYKKNPGAVEAIAEQPGHPDNILIGYNRGLMVLWNKATPGAQQLMGLFSRAQTFVSTQQLESVHWISENRFVSSHNDGSYAFWSPGSDAVPEPTTLYGPFPCKAVTKILVYPTAEHGELVLFSGGMQRASYGDRHTITVMTKEKHLVFDFTSKIIDFFIVFPKEEEENNENPIGPEALIVLAEEELVAIDLNNPEWKMMALPYLVSLHASSVTCSQHVPNVPEELWEAIVAAGKAQTEHLYSDKLWPIDGGNILCQKPANPDKPRNRELLLTGHEDGTVRFWNASDVALTPLYKYNSSILFTGEHLDVLEQPPEDDEDEWPPFKKVGIFDPYSDDPRLAVKKVLLCPLSSTLVIAGTAGHIITAVISSEPTNKEIKAITMNIVNDRDGFVWKGHDHLPPRTTSISFAVGFQPQSLLQLYPPAAVTSLALHSEWGLLASGTAHGLAVFDYIRSKAVSVKCTLNPNDLSGAGDTPISRRKSFKKSLRESFRRLRKGRSQRRTNANSPTRNTAPTEKKKDSVASSPSGDPSPTELKPVERQVEARPVDDALGSMVRCLYFARSYIISLQNTTPTLWAGTNNGTVYVFTLAIPAGVRRMEEDVNCTLGKEIQLKHRAPVIAITILDGSSVPLPEPYEAEKGVTPGPDMTSTHRVVIASEEQFKIFNLPSLKPYCKYKLTAHEGSRVRKTGFAKFSCQVEPVGTHEETCLLCLTNLGDCLVLSIPELRRQLNAAAIKREDINGISSLIFTKAGEALYLHSSSELQRISLSTAKMTKAHCALNLPPHARSFTENTNEVAQEQGVVEGEPQIEGETQGSQPPTAANRVITENGVVGTTGEEESPKEPSLRPATSSVDVNGEDDRQDLSSIGDITIDSVKDHLLNSPLFRNATSSEELHNRLAGLKMEVTSRTSEIATQNQSLVVKTTTVVTQTTNSTTANGEVETSQANETQHVNN